The genomic DNA TAATATCCGTGCCTTTTGGGGTGTAGTAATGGGCAACGGTGACTGCAACCCCCGATCCGTCCGAGAGGGGATGGACGGCTTGAACGAGCGCTTTCCCGAAGGTTTTGGTGCCGACAATCTTAGCGCGTTGGTTATCTTGTAAGGCTCCGGTGAGAATTTCGCTAGAGCTGGCGGAGTTGCTATCGACTAGCACCACGAGGGGAAGGTTGGTTAAAGCGGTGCGGTTAGCTCGAACGGCTTCGCTTTTACCGCCGCGATTGACGGTTTTAACGATGGGGCCATTATCGAGCCACATGCGAGCAATCTCAATGCTGGATTGCAATAAACCGCCCGGATTGCCGCGCAGGTCAAGAACAAAGCCATCGACGTTCTGAGCGTTGAGATCGTCAATGGAACGTCTCATTTGAGAGGCGGCATGGGAGCTAAATTCATCGAGGCGAATATAGCCAATTTGTAAGGGGCCTTCTTGTTTGAGGGAATAGGTAACGGTGGGGAGTTCGATCCGCGCCCTGGTAAGTTTGAGTTCAAAATTCTCGCGTCCGGGTCTGGATAAGCGAAGCATGACCTCGGTTCCCGCCCTGCCGCGAATCAATCTCGCCGCATCTTCCACGTTCATGCCTTGGGTGGATTTGCCATCAATTGCCAAAATGCGATCGCCTGGTTGAATCCCTGCTTGAGCGGCCGGCGAGTTTTGATAGGGTTCGACCACTACAATATTTCTCGTCTCAGCCTGCACTTCTAAGCTCATGCCTACCCCGGAGAGTTCTCCAGAGGTTTGATCGGTCAGGGCCTCAAATTGTTTGGGATCGAGGAAACGGGTGTAGGGATCTTCGAGTTTTTTGAGCGCCTCTCGAATGGCGACATAAGCTTGTTGAGGGGAAGAATACTCGCGATTTAAAAGGTCTTGCCGAACTTGCTGCCAGTCGGTTTGGTTGAAGCTGGGATCGACGTATTCGCGATTGACGATTTGCCAAGTTTGATCGACAACCGCTTTCGGACTATCTTGAAATGCGGCGCGGACTGCACGGCACCACATAGGACCAAAGACAGTTAGGGTGGCGGTGGTAGCGATCGCGCCACTGAGAAAGGCATATTGGAGTGGATTGGTACGTCTTTGTGACCGATTCATTAGGATTCGCTATGGCAAGGTGGATAAACGGGGCAATTTTGGCGAGGCAGGAGGCGCTAACGTTGAGTAAACGACAAGGCTTTAAGCGGGGCATCCGATATAACACTTCCAAATGCGATCGCAATTGATTCTGTTAGCGCGGGGAAAATGACGATTGGGCGGGTTAGTGAAGTTCCTCACTATCAAGTATACTCAAGGCTTTTCCAAGGCTTTCCCATTTTGGGCCACTTGGGTGGGTGTCCTCCGTTACTCATCAACAAAACTTTACGCGATCGCTCCTCCAACCGTGAGGATTTTCGGATGAGATACTAGTAAATTAAGTATTTTCTATTAACCCTAAAGGCTGTGAAGCGTTCCTCTTCCTCCTCAACTCGATCTCCATCTCAGCGCCAGTCTCGTTCTGGGTACCAACGCGCGGGTTTGTTTGTCGGGTTCGTTGCTTTGGGGGTTTTGACTGCACTCGCAAGTTATGGGTTCATTCGCAATACACAGACATTAGCTGAGGCCTCCCGCTCGCCTGTTGATGCCTATCTTATGCTAGGAGGTAGCATTCGGCGAGAAATTTATATGGCGGAGGTTGTCCGGCGCGAGTCGCCTCAAAACATCCCCATTTTAATCTCTCAAGGCTCGCAAGACCCTTGTATTGTACTCATCTTTCAACGAGCCTTGGCCTCAATGTCCAATGTTTGGCTCGAAAAATGTGCTAACTCGACTTTTGGTAATTTTTACTACGCTTTGCCGATTCTGCAACAGTGGGGGGTGCAGAAACTGAAGCTTGTCACCTCTGGCAGCCATCAAAAAAGGGCGCTATGGTTAGGGCAAATTATGCTAGGCAGTCATGGAATTTGGGTCGAACTAGAAGCCGTTTCTGAAAAAGGAGTCCCCGCCAATCGAGAGTCGAGACTCAAAACAACCCTAGATATTACTCGCGCTTTAGGATGGGCAATCATCAGCCAGTTTCGCACCCCCAGTTGCCATGCAGTGATTCCCCTAGACGATGTGAATTTGGCTCAGTGGCGAGAACGGGGTTTTTCCTGCGAACATCAAGGAAATCTACAATAGGTTAGTTGTTTTTGGCGTAACTTTTGCCCATCCTAGAACGGTTGAGAACTTCCGAAACGGTACGCCCTAATCAAATCGCTATGAGGTACCTATGGATCGGCAACCCTTTCTATCAATTGTAACGCCTACATTGGGTCGGTTTTCTGCTGATTGGTTAGAACAACTTTTGCAAGTTCGCGGTTCGGTTGAGTTTGTCCTGGTTTATCCGCCTCACGAGAAGATTCAACCCCCAGACGATCCTCGCCTGCGAGTTCTCTATAGCGCCTATCGCGGTGAGTTTATGCAGCGCGTTACGGGACTTTTAAATGCGCGAGGACAATATGTTTTAGCGCTTGATGATGATGATTTTGTTCACCCAGATGTGGTAGAGATTGCCGAGGCTTATTTTCATCGCTTTTCTGAGAGTTGGGTATTGCGTTTAAATCAGCTTCCAGTTGATATTTTTGATGCGATTAGCCTAAAAAGACCGTGGCAACCTTTACCCAAGGTTCAACAATTAGAAATTTGCCGCAAGACTCCAGAAAATCCGTTTCCGTTTCAGCAGGGCAATTACCAAGGGTTGTTAGAGGTTCCCATTGCTCCTTTAGAGAAAAAAGTCGATTGGCGCTATCTTTTAATGCCTTGGATTAAGCGAACGGATGGGGAAGGATATCATTTTGAGAACTTTAATAATATTATTTGGTCTACTGAACGGGTGAAACCAGCTTTAGCAAAACTTGTCCAATCCAGTCAACTGATTAGTGCTTTAACTTTAGTCCCCAATTGGACTTTAGACCGTTCGTTGGGTTTATATTTGCAGGCTCAAGAGTTTGAAAAAGAAACAATTATTGGTCATTGGATGCCCAAGCCAGAGCAAATTCGTCGAACAACTAAGCCACCTGAATTAAGACCGTTGCGGACTCATATTGCGTCAGACTTTTTGTTGTTAAAATCTTTTCCGCAGTATGGATATTTTTGGAATATTGTCATTCATGAATCTTACGGCATGTTGAAAACGATAGCGCGATCGCTCAAACGCCAGCACTTATTTTCTCAAGCCTATACAAGCCAAATTCTTGACAAATCTCAGGCGTCAGTCGGCGAAAGTTACGCCAATCCTTTAAGCGGGAGATCGGATCGAGTTTAACATGGTGAAGTTGCTGAAAGCTTTTCTGGTAAATGTTTTCTCCATTTTCAACAATGCAAATAGCGCCAATAAAAGGTAATGACTGAAGGGTAATTCCTCGTTGTTCTAGTCGAGTAGAAATATGCTGATGCTCGTTATAGAATTGATTAAGTTCTAGCCTATTTTCAGCTCCTTCTTGAGGGAATTTCAAAAGAGAATAGCGCAGAATATGACTTGTCCCGCAGCGCTTGTGGAATGCTTTCCTACGCAGATAAATTGAGGGCGATCGCGCTTTGTACAAATACCCCCGATCGAAAAACCAACCCTCAGATTCCGGGTGCTGTTTTACAAACCCCGCCAATCTTTTACTGACGCAATCATCTGCATCGACAATCGCAATGTGAGTCGGAGAAAAGTCCCTCGCTGCCACCAACCCTTCCACAATTCTTCGTCCCTTATCTAACCCTTTTGCGGGAAAACTTAGATCGGTGGGTAAAAAGTCAACCTCTAAATAAGAAACAGCAGGATGATGAAATGAGATAGCAGGGCGTTCATTGCAAACGACAATCACCCGAAACTCAGCACCACTTTGCTGACACACCGACTTTAAACAACGCTCAAACAGTTGAGACACCCCGATCCAAGAATCAGAAACTTGGCGACTCTTAAGCGGAATAATAAACGCTAGCATTTCTCTAGACTAGAAGACTTAAAGTTGATTGTGCTATCATAGCTTTCTTGAGGGTTTATATTCTATCCAAATCAACCTTCTCATAGATATCCATCAGCCCGACTTGCAACGAAAGAGAATTTAGAGAAATAACATCATCGCTATTGTCATACTCCAAAAAAGCCCAGCGTCTTTGCTCAGTTCTGAAGTATTGCTCAATGTGCATTGTATATTGATCGATCAAGATATATTCTTGAAAACTAGGAATCGTCCGATAAGCTGTAAACTTTGCATCTTTATCGTAACTTCGAGTTGTTCCCGACATCACTTCCACAACCAACATCGGGTTCATGAGCGTATCTTGTCGTTCTTCTTGTAATTGTAATTCGTCCTGAACCACCATGACATCAGGATAAGTATAAACGCGTTTTCGGGGAATCCAAAGCCGGGGTTCGTTAATAAAGACGCGATAGGGTTGGTGCTTAAGGGCAAAATTTAAAACTGCGTAAAAGTTACCCGCAATTTGATTATGATTCGGAGTTGCGCCACTCATTGAGATAATTAGACCATTGTGATATTCATGCCGTTCTTCCGAGCTAGTATCCAAATTTAGGTATTCTTCAGGGGGGTAGAGTTTTTGATTTTCAATTTGCATCGCGAGTGTTGTAATTTTTAGAGTTTTATAGTTGTGAATTTTCCCCGTGTATCCATCAGTCTTCTAGTATCGTTCTACAAGGTTTCGATTCCCTAAACAAGAGCGCTAACGCGCCGCTGCGCCCTTGAAAAGGAGAAATCCGACTCCAATTCCCCGCTTAAAAAGGGGGGTTAGGGGGGATCTCAACTAGATTTGAGACTGAGTATGTATACACGGTAGCCTAGGGGCGAAGGAAGTTAAGGAAAGTTCAGGTTTAATTGAGGATCGTCTATCCCCAATCTGACCGAAAACGACCCCTTTTAGAAACGGATACCAATTCTATTTCTTCTGGCTTCAAGGGGTCGATCTTCTAGCGTGGGTGGCAGATATCCCTCACACAAAGGACGTTTTTCTGGGTAGCTGCTGAGGTAAAGCTCTATCCAGTTGCAACTGAGCGCCATTAATGCTTCAAAATCCAAGACTCGCCAGATTCTCACCGTTCTATCGGTGCTAGCTGATGTAATGGTTTGACCATCCGGGCTAAAAATAACGTGGGTGACATCAGATTGATGTCCTTTAAAGGTGCGAATTTCCCGACCCGTGGCGATATTCCAGAGTTTAAAGGTATCATCCCAACTGGTGGAGGCGATCGCCTGACTATCGGGACTAAAGATTAGGCTAGTGATATTCGTCCGGTGTCCTGGCAAAATTTGCTCTTGAGCAGTTGCCGTATCCCACAGATGGATAATTTTACGATTTTTCACCAAGGCAAGTTTTTGGCCATCTGGGCTAAACCGAAAAATGTTGGCTTCCTCAAAAGAGGCGATCGCTTTGTTCTCCTGAATATTCCACAGACGCAACGTTTCATCAACACCCGCTAAGGCTAGGATCTGACCATCTGGGCTAAATGCTATGTCCTTAGTCTCGCCTTGAGTGTCAGGAATGCTCAGAATTTCTCGATCGGTTACTATATCCCGGACACTCACCGTATTCTCTGAATTGATGAACGCCAACCTCTGGCCATCCGCACTAAACGTGAAAGACGCCCAGTAATTCAGGCGATCGAATCTGCGAATTTCCCGGTTCGTTTTAAGATCCCAGAGTTTGATAATTGTCTTTTCTTCAGCGGTGCCAAACAAAGCAAGCAATCGATTGTCTGGACTAAATTCTATCCAATGAATTTTTCCCTGATGTCCGGGAAGGTTGCGAATTTCCTGACCCGATTCTAGATTCCAGAGTTTGCTTTGGAACTGTCTTGGATTTTTACCACTCACCAAGAGTAGCAATTTCCCATCGGGACTAAATTCCAGGTTCCGCGCTTCCTCATAGTTTCCAGGGATGCGGTAAATTTCCTGATTTGTCGTGATGTCTTGAATGATAATGATGTTATCGGAGTGGATAAAGGCGATTCTCTGACCATCGGGGCTAAAGCTCGTTAACTTAGCGTCATCTTGATAGATACTGACGATGGGCGAAGTGCGATCGGGCAATTGCCAGACTTTGATGGTATTATCCCAACTTGCAGAAGCAATCGTCTGACCGTCGGGGCTAAACTTGATATCGATGACATCATCTTCATGTCCCTTGAGTATGCCAAGTTGCTTGTTGGTTGCCAAGTCTCGAACATGAATAATTTGATGTTCATCAACGGTCACTAGCCTGCGACCATCTGGGCTGAAGTTAAAGAATTGAATTTCTTCAAAGGCTTGAGTGACTTTACCCTGGGCGAGATTCCAGAATTGGAGCCTTTTATTTTGACTCCGCAAGGCGAGGACAGGGTTAGTGGTGCTGAAATCGAAGAATTGAATGGCTTCAAAGGTTTTCATCCTCTGACCGCTTGCCCGGTTGACAAGCTGAAGTTTTTTGTCTTCACCATGCAGGGCGATGGTTTGACCATTGGGGCTAAATTGAAGGCGAGTCACCCGATCGGGCGTTTCTTTATAGGCGTATAGGGGCTTGCCGGTATTGAGATCCCAAAGCTGCATGGTACGATTGGCGCTGACGGTCGCGATCGCCCGATCGTCGGAGCTGAACTTCAGCAAACTCACTTGAGCTTCGGTGCCTTTTAGGGTTGAAAGGGGTTTGCCGGTATTGGCGTTCCAAAGCTGAATGGTCCGATCGGAGATAGCCGCCGCGATCGCCTGACTATTCGAGCTAAAGGTAAAAGCTTGAACAGTTCCCAAGGTTTTGATGAACTGACCATCCGCCAGATTCCAGAGTTGCAGCACGTTATCGGTATTAATTGAAACGAGGGTTTGAGCATCCGGACTGAATTGAACGTTGCGGATGGTCCCTTGCGCGCCCTTTAACGTATGCAGTTGCTCGCCCGTGTCAGTATGCCAAAGCTGAATTTCGTTGTCGGAACCGACCAACGCGAGAATCTGACCGTCTACACTAAAGTCAAAAGCTTGAACCCGATCAAAGGTTCTAATCAGTTGACCATTTTCGGCATTCCAGACATAGAGGGTGCGATCTATGCAGCCAGAAATCAGGGTCTGTCCATTCGGGGTGAAGTAGAAGAACGTCGGCGTATTTTTATGTTTGAGCGAGTTTTTTTCCCGCACTTCCGAGAGGGCTAGCTGTAAAGCATTTGTCGCTCTGACTTTGAGATCGTCCCACTGGGGGTCTTTAGATTGAGTATAAGGTTTGAGATTCTGTCCGGCTTGCAGCGCGATCAGTAGTGCATCGAAGGGCTGCCCGGTTAAAATTTCCTCCTTGGCAGTAGCGACCTCAATCCCAGATTGGGCTTGCTTTGCCTGATGGGTGGCTCGACGAGCAGACGCCCCTGCAATCCCAGCGAGGAGAAACGCGATCGCCATCACTGCCGTACCAATCTGAATGCGCCGTCGCCCCTTCGCAACCGCCTCCTGTAAGATTCGGGCCGCTTGTTGGGTGGCTTCTTCCACCGAGCGGCTAGAGTTAATGTAGTCCTGCTGTAAACTCGTTGGCTTTGGGTTTTTAGTGGCGCTTTGGGCTAGCCATTGTTCGGCCTCCTCCAAGTCATCTCCCCGCAGCAATAAGCTCTCTTTGCGATCTTTGTTATCCCACTCAATCGCCCGCACCAGCAGCCGCGTATGGGCGTGGAGATGAGCCAGATCGGTGTCTAGGGTGCGAACCAGTTCCTTGAAGTTGGCTGAAAAATCGCCATCGTGATGATTAAAGTCAATCCACTGCACGCTAGCCAGCACCGGATGCAGATCGGCCGGGTTAACGGGTCGATGTAGGATGGTGACAATCCGCTTATTCAGCGACTTGGCATACTCCACCTCATCGGCACAATAGGGAGACTGAATGGAGTTGGGAGAAATAATAAACAAGAAATGATCGGAGTTTTCAATCCCGCGATAAATTTCCTGCTGAAAATCACTCCCCGATGCAATACTTTCTTGATCGAACCAGGTAGTTTTACCCTGAATCTGCAAGGCATCGTTTAAGCGGCGAGCAAAGTCTGAATCGGTTCGAGAGTAGGAGACAAACACATCTAGCGCAATTCCGGGGGGTTGGCGCAAGCTCTCGGTAATGAATTCTGCTTGAACGGGTAGCGGGAGATAATGCGTTCGCTGTTGGGCAGTCTTTAACCAGGCTTCGGCATGGCGCAAGTTGTAACCCCGTAACAGGATACTGGGGTTTTCCTGTTGTCGCTTCCACTTCAGCGCTTTGGTCAGCAGCACTTTATGGGCTTCGTGATAGGCTGCATCGTGGCGCAAGGTGCGGATGAGATTGCTTTCGTGGCGTTGGTAATCTTCGTCAACGGTTCGATCGGTTAAGTCAATATATTGAATATCTTTGAGGGCGGGGGGAATTTGGGAGGGATCGAGGGGTTGAACCAGGAGGGGAACGATCCGCTTATTTAAAGACAAGGCATGGTCGAGTTCGGTTTGGCAGTAAGCCGATGTAACGGCCGATGGAGACATCAGGTAAACGAGGTTATCTGCGCCCTCAATGCCGCGTGCGATCGCCTCTTGAAAGTCTATCCCGGTTTGAATATCAGTCTTGTTTGTCCAGACGGTCAACCCTTCACGCCGCAGGCTCCTGCGAATCTGTTCCATGACGGCGATGTCTTCTTCAGCATAGGCAAGGAAAACATCGGTCATCAGATTGCGAGCGTTTTTGATACTTTCGGTAATAAACTCGCAGTGTAAATCAGTGGGGATACAGGGCGGCTGCTCCTCTTGGAAGCGTAGATTGAGCCATTGTTGTGCAGAGGCGCGTTCTTCCCCTACTAACAAATAGGGCGATCGCTTCTGGTTGCGCTCCCACTCCAACGCTTTAGCTAAAAAATAGGTGTGGCGATGCACGTAAGCTTTATGCCGTTCGAGGAGGGTTAATAATCCCTGAAAAGCTTGCTCAAAGTCATCGACATTTTCCCGAAAATACACCCAGTTAATCTTGGCAATTTCTGGGTGCATATGGGTAAAGCTAGAATGCCTGCCCTGAACGGTGTAGGCTTCCCACTCGGTATCTGTCCCTTGGGGAAACCGTTGTTGCCAGGTGTCTCGGCTAATTTGTTCGACGTGCAATAGGGGAATAATCCGCTTGTTGCGCTTGAGGGCCAATTCCACCTCTAAGCGACAATAGGGAGAGTTGATCGAGTGGGGAGCAATCACAAATAGGAAGTTATCCGACTTTTCAATCCCATCGTCAATTTGCTTTTGGTAATCCACGCCTAGGGGAATATCATCAAAGTCAAACCAGACTTCTAACCCTTGCTCAACCAGACGAGCGTTCAGTTTTTGGGCAAACGCTTTACTATCAGCCCGACCATAGGAAATGAAAGCATCTTGAAATTGATTCATGGTTGATCTTCAATGTAGACGGCTGAAAATCAGGCTTCAATCGAGCCTTGGGAAGATTCAAAAAACTGTAGGGCTAGCAACCGAGGACTCTTTTGGCAGCCCGTAAATACTTTTCGCGATCGTCTAGACCGTTATAGCCGCCGTTAATCGCTTTGGTGACAGCGCGGATATCATCGCGATCGGCGAGTTGATTAATATCGCGATCGTCCCAATACCACCCGGCTGCTAGTACGGCGTAAGGGGCTTGAGCAACTAATTCTGGCTTGGCTGTAAAATCGATGCCCATTGTTTGAGAAAAGAGTTCATAATTGTGCCGTCCTGTTAGCTGAATCAGACCCCGTCCTTTAAACCGTTTGCCATCTCCGGGTTGAGTGTTGCCTAGCTCAGTCCAGCCTTCGTAATCTTCGCCCGAAGCATATTCTTCCATTGCATGGAAGCAGTCGCATTCATGGGTGACTTGGGAGATGAAGTGGGCGATCCGCAGGGGCGTGTTAATTTCATAGCGCGTTAGGGTTTGGTTGACTCCAGGCGTGAGTTCGTGCAGGCGTTGTTGGGGAGCATCGGGCCCAGCAATTTGAATGAGTTGCTCGACGGTAATGAAGTTAGTACAGGGCTGAGTTGGCTCTTGAGGAGCGGGTGTTGCAGCAGCTTGGGTAAGAGTCGGTTGGAAGCCCGGTTTAGAAATAAAGTGAACCCAGAATTCGGCGTCTATACAAGTGCGCTTAATCATCTCGTAGGAGTATGTCAAGGCTTTCCCTTTCTCCGGACGGCTGTCGTCGTTGCGATCGTATCCGTTTGGCGTCCATTCGCCATAGGGGTCGTGAACGATCAATCCTTTGCTGTTATAGCCAATGATCGCGATAATGTGGCCGTAGGAGGTGAAATAGCCATGCACCACGCAGGGGTTGCCTTGAGCGAGCCATTGCTTGACCTGTTCGAGGGTGGCGGTGGTGGTAAAGCGATCCTGACAGCCGTAAGCTTTTACGGCTTGGACTAAAGCGTGAGGCTCGTGACGATCGAGGCCTCTGGCTTCTAGCCAATCTTGCAATTCATCTTCAAACTGTTGGCTTGGATTATTCTGCTGCACGCCAAAATATTTGAGGCACATGGCAAGGCTGGTGACATTGCAACTGCCAAAGGGATTTTTAACGTTGTCTACTTGGGAGAGATAGGGAACGGGCAATTCCACGGTGCCGTTTTGAGCGACAACGGTGGGGGGAGTGGCGATCGCCGTTGGTGCAGCCGGTGCGATCGCCTGTCCGTTGCGGTCTAAAATCTCAACATGGGGGGCGTACGCATACCAGGTATTGCGGCTTTCGGCTCCTAGCCCTTGAGTTAGGGTAATGCAAAGGTGATTGCTGCCGCCATCTCGATACGCCTGCAAGCCAAAGACCATGCCGTTCTCAATCTCAATCTTAGCGGTAGGGGGTAGCGCCTCAGAGGGCTGAGGGCTGAGTTTAAACACGGTGTTGTGTCGAGTTCTGAGAATTCCGGCGACCCCTGGTTTAGGTACCGCCGTAGAGTCCGCGCTTAAGGAGGCTCCGGCAGTCAGCGCGCTAGGAGACAGTAGGGTTGCAGTTCCAGCAGTCCCGTTCTGCGTCGGTTCTGCGGTGCCGTTAAAGGCATATTCTGCGATCGCCCCCTCTGGCAACCGGGCTGTTTCTACGGGCGCAAAGAGGGTTTTATCTTGACTGACTTCTTGGGCGGTGACTAAATATTTTTCAATTTCCTCTTCTTGTTTGGCTTGCTGTTTCACTAACTCGGAAATATAGTTTTGGACATCATTTTTGATGATGCTTTCCACCCGACTCGCAAACAGAGGATAGCCTTCGAGGTGACTGTTCACGCTGCCATAGGAACTGCTCAGTTGCAGATACTGCCAACCTTCGGCTTTCAGATTTTCGGCGGTTTGTCGATAGTCGCGCCAGCGATCGCCAAAGCGACAAAACTCTTCAACGGCTGCACTGACTGCAATCACCTGACTTAAGGCAAAGGGCAGGTAAGGAAACCATTTGCGAAAGGCGGGATTATCATTACCAACTTCAAAGTTAATCCCCACTAGCGCGGGTAAAATGACGCCACCGATGATGGTGGTAAGGCGCAACCGATAGTGCCAGCGACGGCATTCAGCCGCTTTTTTATCGGCCCAAACGACTTGATCGAGCCAGCGCCGTTTCAAAGATTGTTTGTACAAATCGGGCAGTTGTAACTGTTCGACCAGTTCGCCCAATTCTTGCCGTAAATAGTCGTAGTATGTTTTTTTCTTAGCCATGAGGAGTAGATGCCTACTGGGGAGTTCAATCCATTGATTAAAAGCGTTTAGCGTAGCAGGCGATAAATCGTGCTGGAACCGCCGTAATAGCCATCAAAATCCACATCAGATTCCCACACGAAACAAGCGCGGGAAGAGGAGTTTGATAAAACTCGGCTGCACCCTGCTGTCAGGGCGATCCCAATGTGGGCTTCTTCATAGGCAATCACGAGATCGCCTGCTTCTGCCTCCTGGGGGGAAACGAGTTTGCCCCGTTGCTTGAGCGCTTCTAACAGGGAGGGCACATAATTGGGGTTCTCGCCAAGGGGCGGAATATTGGCTTTTTGTAAAACTTTGTTGACGCTCCAAGCACACGCATTATTGCCGCCATCAGGGCCATCTGCGGTAGACATTCCCCGCAAGCTGTGGGCAGCCGCAAGGATAGCTTCATTGAAATTGAGGGCGGAAGGTTGCTCTGGAGGGGCGATCGCGATCGCGGCTGGGGGTGCCATCCCTTGCCTCACCGGCTGCGCTTCTAGGCGAGGTTGGAGAGGCGGGACTTCAGCCAGATCGCGAGCAGTTACGTAAACTGGAAGCATTGGGGCCGTACTGGCAAATCCATTAGCACTCGCATGGGTTTGGGGTGAAGCCAATGGGGGTTGATTCTCAGTCATGCTTTGGGTTGTCGCAGCCTTGGAAAAACCATTGGAGCCGCTATTGGTCTGAGGTGGAGCAAATAGGGTTTGATTCTCAGTAACGCCCTGGGCTGTCGCCAGATATTTCTCAACGTCTTGCTGCTGTTTGGTTTGCTGCTTCACTAATTCGGAAATATAGTTTTGAACATCGTTTTTAATGATGCTTTCCACTCGGCTAGCAAACATTGAATAGTTGTGGACGTGAGTGGCTCGACGAGCATTGCTGCGATCCGTTTTTGGGGGTGCGACTTTGATGGGTTCGGGAACGGGTTGATGTTCAGTAGAGGCGGGCGTGTTTTGATAGGGGCCGCTTAACTGAAGATAGTTCCATCCCTCTGCTTTGAGGTCTTCTGCCATTTGCCGATAGTCTCGCCAGCGATCGCCAAAACGGTAAAATTCCTCGATTGCTGCGCTCACGGCAATAATTTGGCTGAGGGTAAACGGAATGTAAGGAAACCAGTTGCGAACGGATGGATGGATTTTCTCGACCTGAAAATTAATGCCGACTAAGGCTGGCAAAATGACGCTACCGATAATTGTGGTTAACCGGAGTCGATAATGCCAGCAGCGACATTCAGAGGCTTTTTTATCTGCCCAGACGACTTGATCGAGCCAGCGATGTTTCAGCGAATGTTTGTATAACTCAGGCAGTTGTAGCTGTTCGATTAGTTCGCCTAATTCTTGGCGCAGATAGTCGTAATAAGTTTTGGCCATTGCGATCTCCCCTACTGAGCCAACAGCGAGGGAGAGCAGTTCCGAGCGACAGCCGACTGATGGGTGAAGCTCGGCGTGAAGCCAAGCAGCAGAATTGGCTCGGTCGGTGTTAAGACTTGGTGGAGATTTGCATGAAAGCTCGACGTTCCAGAGAACGCGCGAAAGCACCCTTGGCAGCTATTCATAAGTCGATGCACAACCCAATGAGTATAAAGAACTATTCTTCCGGTAACAGCGTTACTGCTGCATCATTTACCTGCACTTTGATTCAGGATGAGTCAGGGAACTGGGAACACGCGACTAGCGAGCCATCGGGGAACGGGAGCTAAGAGCATTTGCTTTAATCAGCTTACTCCCTTAGATAGATATTGAACTAAACTTTATAAAATTTCAAGTGAATATGCTATAGACATCGCTGATGAGACTTGCTACACAAAATCCGCACTGGGATTTGCTCAACTGCTTCAAATGTCTTGAATTTCGGCGCTTTTTCCCAAACGAAGACTCCCCACCCGAAGGATAGGGAGTATCAACCAACACTTGGACATCCTGTATTTTTGCGGTTTTTAAGGCATCAAGAATTTTTGCAGGACTTGCTTGAGAGCTTCCGGTTGTTTCCGCCAATCTATGGAGATAATTAAACCCGAATCCACCAAAGGCTGAATTTCCGCATCCTGGGTTTGTCCGTCGGCG from Desertifilum tharense IPPAS B-1220 includes the following:
- the ctpB gene encoding carboxyl-terminal processing protease CtpB encodes the protein MNRSQRRTNPLQYAFLSGAIATTATLTVFGPMWCRAVRAAFQDSPKAVVDQTWQIVNREYVDPSFNQTDWQQVRQDLLNREYSSPQQAYVAIREALKKLEDPYTRFLDPKQFEALTDQTSGELSGVGMSLEVQAETRNIVVVEPYQNSPAAQAGIQPGDRILAIDGKSTQGMNVEDAARLIRGRAGTEVMLRLSRPGRENFELKLTRARIELPTVTYSLKQEGPLQIGYIRLDEFSSHAASQMRRSIDDLNAQNVDGFVLDLRGNPGGLLQSSIEIARMWLDNGPIVKTVNRGGKSEAVRANRTALTNLPLVVLVDSNSASSSEILTGALQDNQRAKIVGTKTFGKALVQAVHPLSDGSGVAVTVAHYYTPKGTDISQKGITPDVPIELTEQQQQKLAADPKLIGTKEDPQYAKALSTLVAEATPRRLATHSPR
- a CDS encoding YdcF family protein, with protein sequence MGVLTALASYGFIRNTQTLAEASRSPVDAYLMLGGSIRREIYMAEVVRRESPQNIPILISQGSQDPCIVLIFQRALASMSNVWLEKCANSTFGNFYYALPILQQWGVQKLKLVTSGSHQKRALWLGQIMLGSHGIWVELEAVSEKGVPANRESRLKTTLDITRALGWAIISQFRTPSCHAVIPLDDVNLAQWRERGFSCEHQGNLQ
- a CDS encoding glycosyltransferase family 2 protein; the encoded protein is MDRQPFLSIVTPTLGRFSADWLEQLLQVRGSVEFVLVYPPHEKIQPPDDPRLRVLYSAYRGEFMQRVTGLLNARGQYVLALDDDDFVHPDVVEIAEAYFHRFSESWVLRLNQLPVDIFDAISLKRPWQPLPKVQQLEICRKTPENPFPFQQGNYQGLLEVPIAPLEKKVDWRYLLMPWIKRTDGEGYHFENFNNIIWSTERVKPALAKLVQSSQLISALTLVPNWTLDRSLGLYLQAQEFEKETIIGHWMPKPEQIRRTTKPPELRPLRTHIASDFLLLKSFPQYGYFWNIVIHESYGMLKTIARSLKRQHLFSQAYTSQILDKSQASVGESYANPLSGRSDRV
- a CDS encoding glycosyltransferase family A protein, with the translated sequence MLAFIIPLKSRQVSDSWIGVSQLFERCLKSVCQQSGAEFRVIVVCNERPAISFHHPAVSYLEVDFLPTDLSFPAKGLDKGRRIVEGLVAARDFSPTHIAIVDADDCVSKRLAGFVKQHPESEGWFFDRGYLYKARSPSIYLRRKAFHKRCGTSHILRYSLLKFPQEGAENRLELNQFYNEHQHISTRLEQRGITLQSLPFIGAICIVENGENIYQKSFQQLHHVKLDPISRLKDWRNFRRLTPEICQEFGLYRLEKISAGV
- a CDS encoding Uma2 family endonuclease produces the protein MQIENQKLYPPEEYLNLDTSSEERHEYHNGLIISMSGATPNHNQIAGNFYAVLNFALKHQPYRVFINEPRLWIPRKRVYTYPDVMVVQDELQLQEERQDTLMNPMLVVEVMSGTTRSYDKDAKFTAYRTIPSFQEYILIDQYTMHIEQYFRTEQRRWAFLEYDNSDDVISLNSLSLQVGLMDIYEKVDLDRI